A genomic region of Lachnoclostridium edouardi contains the following coding sequences:
- the mraY gene encoding phospho-N-acetylmuramoyl-pentapeptide-transferase, which produces MINETILAIIISFAISAVLCPVVIPFLHKLKFGQQVRDDGPQAHLKKQGTPTMGGIIILASIIITSVLYIKDYPKIIPVLFVTAGFGIIGFLDDYIKIVMKRSEGLNPIQKLIGQFIITGIFVYYLMTSGEVGTDMLIPFTGGFEDGYKLSLGWLFAPFVFLVMLGTDNGVNFTDGLDGLCTSITILVATFMTIVAIGENTGISPITGAVVGSLLGFLLFNVYPAKVFMGDTGSLALGGFVSASAFMMQMPIFIPIIGFIYLVEVLSVILQVTYFKKTGGKRIFKMAPIHHHFELCGWSETRVVAVFSIITAILCLVAYLGL; this is translated from the coding sequence ATGATTAATGAAACGATATTGGCGATTATTATTTCTTTTGCCATCAGCGCAGTGCTGTGTCCGGTGGTGATTCCCTTTCTTCACAAACTGAAATTTGGCCAGCAGGTGAGAGACGACGGGCCTCAGGCTCATTTAAAAAAACAGGGCACCCCCACTATGGGAGGAATTATTATTCTGGCCAGCATTATAATAACCTCTGTGCTGTATATAAAGGATTATCCTAAAATTATTCCGGTGCTGTTTGTCACAGCCGGTTTTGGAATTATTGGCTTTTTGGATGATTATATTAAAATTGTAATGAAACGGTCAGAGGGACTAAATCCTATTCAGAAGCTAATAGGACAGTTTATTATAACCGGTATTTTTGTTTATTATCTTATGACCTCCGGGGAAGTGGGAACAGATATGCTGATTCCGTTTACAGGGGGATTTGAAGACGGATATAAGCTTTCCTTAGGATGGCTGTTTGCTCCCTTTGTGTTCTTAGTTATGCTGGGCACAGATAACGGAGTGAATTTTACAGACGGATTAGACGGTTTATGTACCAGCATCACTATTTTGGTGGCCACCTTTATGACCATTGTGGCTATTGGGGAAAATACGGGAATCAGCCCTATTACAGGAGCTGTAGTGGGAAGTCTGCTGGGCTTTCTGCTGTTTAACGTATATCCGGCTAAGGTATTTATGGGAGACACAGGCTCCCTGGCTTTAGGAGGCTTTGTGTCCGCCAGCGCGTTTATGATGCAGATGCCGATTTTTATTCCCATTATCGGTTTTATTTATCTAGTAGAAGTGCTGTCTGTGATTTTGCAGGTGACTTACTTTAAGAAAACAGGCGGAAAGAGAATCTTTAAAATGGCTCCGATCCATCACCATTTTGAGCTTTGCGGATGGTCGGAGACAAGAGTGGTAGCCGTATTTTCCATTATTACGGCAATTCTCTGCCTGGTAGCTTATTTAGGATTATAG
- the murD gene encoding UDP-N-acetylmuramoyl-L-alanine--D-glutamate ligase translates to MSQKVIVAGTGKSGISAAKLLLNMGGEVVLYDSNANLDEGQIRAKFGAKDKVDIVLGELKRSDLLGVELCIISPGIGLDAPFVSVLDSVQIPIWSEIQLAYQCARGKLAAITGTNGKTTTTALTGEIMKSHFSDVHVVGNIGIPYTEEALETEDSSVTVAEVSSFQLETIMDFRPDVSAILNITPDHLNRHKTMECYIAVKESITMNQTEKDSCVLNYDDPVLRELGQSKELLPKVIFFSSREKLDQGLYMDGDMIMHRAGGREEEVVNVHQLQLLGRHNYENVMAAVAISLEMGVPMKKIQEAVKQFKAVEHRIEFVLERSGVKYYNDSKGTNPDAAIQAIKAMPGPTLLIAGGYDKDAKYDQWIESFEGKVKYLVLIGQTRDKIADCAKAHGFTEIMYAEDMEEAVHVCASYADMGDNVLLSPACASWGMFKDYEERGRIFKECVRSL, encoded by the coding sequence ATGAGCCAGAAAGTGATTGTTGCAGGCACGGGTAAAAGCGGAATTTCCGCTGCCAAGCTGCTTCTGAATATGGGAGGCGAGGTTGTTCTTTATGACAGCAACGCTAACCTGGATGAAGGACAGATCAGGGCTAAGTTTGGAGCTAAGGATAAAGTAGACATTGTTTTGGGAGAACTAAAGCGCAGCGACCTGCTGGGAGTGGAGCTGTGTATTATCAGCCCTGGCATTGGGTTAGACGCGCCGTTTGTGTCAGTGCTGGACAGTGTGCAGATCCCTATTTGGAGTGAGATACAGCTGGCATACCAGTGCGCCAGAGGCAAACTGGCCGCCATTACAGGAACCAACGGAAAAACTACTACTACTGCTTTGACAGGGGAGATTATGAAATCCCACTTTTCTGATGTTCACGTTGTGGGGAATATTGGCATTCCATATACAGAGGAGGCTTTGGAGACAGAGGACAGCTCTGTAACTGTAGCTGAGGTCAGCAGTTTCCAGCTGGAGACAATTATGGATTTTCGCCCTGATGTCAGCGCTATTTTAAATATTACGCCGGATCATTTAAACAGACATAAGACTATGGAATGCTACATTGCAGTAAAAGAAAGCATCACCATGAACCAGACGGAAAAGGACAGCTGCGTTTTAAATTATGACGATCCTGTTTTAAGAGAGCTGGGACAGTCTAAGGAATTGCTTCCAAAGGTGATTTTTTTCAGCAGCAGAGAAAAACTGGACCAGGGCCTTTATATGGACGGGGATATGATTATGCACCGTGCAGGGGGAAGAGAAGAAGAAGTGGTAAATGTGCACCAGCTTCAGCTTTTAGGACGTCACAATTATGAAAACGTAATGGCGGCAGTGGCCATTTCTCTGGAGATGGGCGTGCCTATGAAAAAAATACAGGAGGCCGTAAAGCAGTTTAAGGCTGTGGAACACAGAATTGAGTTTGTGCTGGAGCGGTCAGGAGTAAAATATTACAATGATTCTAAGGGAACAAATCCGGATGCAGCCATTCAGGCCATAAAAGCTATGCCAGGCCCTACCCTTTTAATTGCAGGAGGGTATGACAAGGACGCTAAGTACGACCAGTGGATTGAAAGCTTTGAAGGAAAAGTAAAATACCTGGTTCTCATTGGACAGACAAGAGATAAAATCGCAGATTGCGCCAAAGCCCACGGCTTTACAGAAATTATGTATGCAGAGGACATGGAGGAGGCTGTTCACGTATGTGCGTCTTACGCAGATATGGGAGACAATGTGCTTCTTTCCCCTGCCTGCGCCAGCTGGGGTATGTTTAAGGATTACGAGGAGCGAGGCAGAATTTTTAAGGAATGTGTCCGCAGCCTGTAA
- a CDS encoding FtsW/RodA/SpoVE family cell cycle protein, with amino-acid sequence MRRLVGKQEARQEQGAPRKKKVRRFYDYSLLFTIIFLTVFGLIMIYSASAPKAQILYDGDAAYFMKRQAAIAFGGFVLMLIISKINYHFFARFAFFSYGLSYILMIAVSLFGKRVNGKRRWLEVGPLSFQPTEFVKIALILVLSVVITQMGRKVNSWRNILYVGGLAAPLALLVTANNLSSGIIICGIVFVMLFVATKRKLVFAACMGGAGFLLAFAGPIGAALEAVGILQEYQLSRINVWLNPEAYAQEGGFQVLQGLYAIGSGGLMGKGLGESIQKMGFVPEAQNDMIFSIICEELGLFGAVSVILIFLFMIYRFMLIASNAPDLFGALIVVGVMGHIAIQVILNIAVVTNTIPNTGITLPFISYGGTSVLFLMMEMGMVLSVSNQIKLEK; translated from the coding sequence ATGAGGCGTTTAGTGGGAAAACAGGAAGCAAGGCAAGAGCAGGGCGCGCCCAGGAAGAAAAAGGTGCGCCGGTTCTATGACTACAGCCTATTATTTACCATTATATTTTTAACTGTATTCGGGCTTATTATGATTTACAGCGCCAGCGCGCCTAAGGCCCAGATATTGTACGACGGTGATGCCGCTTATTTTATGAAACGTCAGGCTGCCATTGCTTTCGGCGGGTTTGTCCTGATGCTGATTATTTCTAAAATTAATTATCATTTTTTTGCCAGGTTTGCATTTTTTTCCTATGGGCTTTCTTACATACTGATGATTGCCGTAAGCCTTTTCGGAAAACGCGTAAACGGAAAGAGAAGATGGCTGGAGGTAGGGCCTTTAAGCTTTCAGCCTACAGAGTTTGTAAAAATAGCCTTAATACTTGTATTGTCAGTAGTAATCACCCAAATGGGCCGCAAGGTCAACAGCTGGAGAAATATTTTGTATGTAGGCGGTTTAGCCGCCCCCCTGGCTTTGTTGGTTACTGCCAACAACCTAAGCTCTGGTATTATTATCTGCGGCATTGTATTTGTTATGCTGTTTGTGGCCACTAAAAGAAAGCTGGTATTTGCAGCCTGTATGGGCGGAGCAGGATTCCTTCTGGCATTTGCCGGCCCTATTGGAGCGGCTTTAGAGGCAGTGGGAATTCTTCAGGAATATCAGCTGAGCCGTATTAATGTGTGGCTGAATCCGGAGGCCTACGCCCAGGAGGGCGGGTTTCAGGTGCTTCAGGGACTTTACGCCATTGGCTCCGGCGGTTTAATGGGAAAAGGCCTGGGGGAAAGCATTCAGAAAATGGGCTTTGTTCCTGAGGCCCAGAATGATATGATTTTCTCCATTATATGTGAGGAGTTGGGACTGTTTGGAGCAGTTTCCGTAATCCTGATCTTTTTGTTTATGATATACAGATTTATGCTGATTGCCAGCAATGCTCCTGATTTATTTGGGGCCTTGATCGTAGTAGGCGTTATGGGCCATATTGCGATTCAGGTAATTTTAAATATTGCCGTAGTTACCAACACAATTCCCAACACAGGTATTACCCTTCCCTTTATCAGCTATGGAGGCACGTCGGTGCTGTTTTTAATGATGGAAATGGGAATGGTTTTAAGCGTATCAAATCAAATTAAATTGGAAAAATAA
- the murA gene encoding UDP-N-acetylglucosamine 1-carboxyvinyltransferase, with the protein MSEIHVRGLRALQGEVLIQGSKNAVLPMMAAAVLHKGTTVLVNVPRIQDVFCMMGILEYIGCVCTLDQGILTINAQHIKENRLPSERVKRMRSSIILLGALVGRTGEAYTGYPGGCSIGKRPIDFHLKALEKLGVSIREEDGCLEAKADELKGGIIEFPFPSVGATENALLAAVVADGITEIRGAAMEPEIQSFCSFLESMGAKVKGQGTSCIKVEGVKSFHDTCFFVPGDRIVAGTYLAAAMAGKGQVRLKGVPACHLSAVIRELKNMGGDLEEEENGLILTMDRQILPADIVTGPYPDFPTDLQSPFLSLMCVADGISNMEETIFEGRFETAQELRKMGAVIEEKENKAAIKGKRALWGCHVAAPDLRGGAALIVAGLSAEGTTIVSGCRHIERGYEDICRDLQMLGAEVYRKV; encoded by the coding sequence ATGTCTGAAATACACGTCCGAGGTCTTCGGGCTCTCCAGGGGGAAGTTTTGATTCAAGGTTCCAAAAATGCAGTACTGCCTATGATGGCTGCTGCAGTACTTCATAAGGGAACTACAGTGCTTGTCAATGTCCCCAGAATACAGGATGTTTTCTGTATGATGGGGATATTAGAATATATAGGGTGTGTCTGCACCTTAGATCAGGGAATCCTGACCATAAATGCACAGCACATAAAGGAAAACAGGCTTCCCTCAGAGCGGGTAAAAAGGATGCGTTCTTCTATTATATTGCTGGGGGCTTTAGTAGGCAGAACGGGGGAAGCCTATACAGGATATCCGGGAGGCTGTTCCATAGGAAAACGTCCTATTGACTTTCATTTAAAGGCTTTGGAAAAGCTGGGAGTCAGTATCAGGGAAGAGGATGGATGTCTGGAGGCAAAAGCAGACGAATTAAAAGGCGGAATAATTGAATTTCCATTTCCAAGTGTGGGAGCTACAGAAAACGCCTTGCTGGCCGCCGTTGTGGCGGATGGAATTACAGAGATCAGGGGAGCGGCTATGGAACCGGAGATTCAGTCCTTCTGCAGTTTTCTGGAAAGCATGGGAGCTAAAGTAAAGGGACAGGGAACAAGCTGCATAAAGGTAGAGGGAGTAAAAAGTTTTCACGATACCTGCTTTTTTGTTCCTGGCGACAGAATTGTGGCAGGTACATATCTGGCTGCGGCAATGGCGGGAAAAGGCCAGGTCCGGCTGAAAGGAGTGCCTGCCTGCCACTTGTCTGCTGTTATCCGGGAGCTGAAAAATATGGGAGGAGATTTAGAGGAGGAGGAAAACGGCCTGATTTTAACAATGGACAGACAGATTTTGCCTGCAGACATTGTCACCGGCCCGTACCCTGATTTTCCTACAGATCTTCAGTCTCCGTTTTTATCTTTAATGTGCGTTGCAGACGGCATAAGTAATATGGAGGAAACTATATTTGAAGGGCGTTTTGAGACGGCTCAGGAGCTGAGAAAAATGGGAGCCGTCATAGAGGAAAAGGAAAATAAAGCAGCCATAAAAGGAAAAAGAGCTCTTTGGGGCTGCCATGTAGCGGCCCCTGATTTAAGAGGAGGAGCTGCTTTAATTGTAGCAGGTTTATCAGCAGAGGGGACTACAATTGTGTCCGGATGCCGCCACATTGAAAGAGGCTATGAAGATATTTGCAGAGATCTGCAGATGCTGGGAGCTGAAGTTTACAGAAAAGTATAA
- a CDS encoding cell division protein FtsQ/DivIB: MGFPKKLMIAGAVVLTLLLLAAGIAFVNIKEVTVVGNERYSGKEIEDRLFPDKKSRNTAYCFFKEQWGEHQQIPFIEDYKIVFHGFRSVEVIVYEKSIVGYLTYMSSNMYFDKDGIVVESTSRQLEGVPKVTGLDFGHIMLYQPLPVENQQVFNDLLTLTMSFSNYGMKVDEIHFDSRRNVTLYIQDIEVVLGNHSDINGQISVLNDMLPQLDGLSGTLYLDTYDETNTSMMYTFKKK; encoded by the coding sequence ATGGGATTCCCCAAAAAACTAATGATTGCAGGGGCAGTTGTTTTGACGCTGCTCCTGCTGGCTGCAGGAATTGCGTTTGTGAATATAAAAGAAGTAACAGTTGTGGGAAACGAGCGGTATTCTGGCAAGGAAATTGAGGACAGGCTGTTTCCGGATAAAAAGTCCAGAAACACAGCCTACTGTTTTTTTAAAGAGCAGTGGGGGGAGCATCAGCAGATTCCTTTCATAGAAGATTACAAAATCGTTTTTCACGGCTTTAGAAGCGTGGAAGTAATTGTGTATGAAAAAAGTATTGTAGGCTATTTAACCTATATGAGCAGCAATATGTATTTTGACAAGGACGGTATTGTGGTGGAAAGCACTTCCAGGCAGCTGGAGGGAGTTCCCAAGGTGACAGGGCTGGATTTTGGACATATTATGCTTTATCAGCCTCTTCCAGTAGAAAATCAACAGGTATTTAATGATTTGCTTACTTTAACTATGTCTTTTTCCAATTACGGAATGAAAGTAGATGAGATTCATTTTGACAGCAGAAGAAATGTCACCTTGTATATTCAGGATATTGAGGTGGTTTTAGGGAACCATTCTGACATAAACGGACAAATTTCTGTTCTCAACGACATGCTTCCTCAGCTGGATGGACTATCTGGAACCCTATATCTGGACACATATGACGAAACAAATACCAGTATGATGTATACATTTAAGAAAAAGTAA
- a CDS encoding IS1634 family transposase has translation MAYFLKKTTLKGRTYLAIYDSFYNQEKKGAAHKCYKSLGSVETLKKNGMEDPISFYQQEVALLNQQRKEEGVRKISDISPTLYLGYFPLKAILEKLKIQKYVNYFHLTYDFQFDLYELISTLVYARGVCPCSKNRTFHDVLPNLYHSSHYSYDQLLDGLAFLGENYEKFIEIFTVQTAAVYGLDTSNSYFDCTNFYFEIDREDDFRKKGPSKENKKEPIIGLGLLLDRNQIPVGMKMYPGNESEKPILRDVIDGLKNRNNIMGKTIHVADKGLNCAQNIAFSKQNGDGYLFSKSVKTLPSTEKTWVLLEQDYKDVKDKSGKLLYRYKSCIDTFPYSIEYNGKKQTIMLTEKRLVTYNPSLAAKKRYEINRLVEKAKALTLSQAKRNDFGEAGKYVDFTDKTGNKAKTRINQAAIDKDLELAGYNLLVTSETQMTDQDIYCTYHNLWRIEESFKIMKSDLDARPVFLQKENTIKGHFLICYLTVLLERIFQFKILDEKYSTSDIFRFIKDFRVTKGEHKYINTTRDCTFINDLADKFHLPLTNYFLSETQINTIFNYKL, from the coding sequence ATGGCATATTTTTTAAAAAAGACAACTTTAAAAGGCAGAACTTATCTTGCGATTTATGACAGTTTTTATAATCAGGAAAAAAAGGGGGCAGCTCACAAATGCTACAAATCCCTTGGCTCTGTAGAAACACTGAAAAAGAACGGCATGGAAGATCCAATCTCTTTTTACCAACAAGAAGTAGCTCTCTTAAACCAGCAACGAAAAGAAGAAGGTGTCCGCAAAATTTCTGACATTTCTCCAACTCTTTATCTTGGATACTTTCCACTGAAAGCAATCCTTGAGAAATTAAAAATCCAAAAGTATGTGAATTATTTTCATCTTACATATGATTTTCAGTTCGATCTTTATGAATTGATTTCTACATTAGTCTACGCAAGAGGTGTATGCCCATGCAGTAAAAACAGGACATTCCACGATGTGCTTCCCAATCTGTACCATTCGTCGCATTATTCCTATGATCAGCTTCTTGATGGTCTTGCCTTTTTGGGAGAAAACTATGAAAAGTTTATCGAGATCTTTACTGTACAAACTGCGGCTGTTTATGGACTGGATACTTCAAACTCTTACTTTGATTGTACGAATTTCTATTTTGAAATAGACAGGGAGGATGATTTCAGAAAAAAAGGACCGAGCAAAGAAAACAAAAAGGAACCCATCATCGGTCTTGGGCTCCTTTTGGATCGGAACCAGATTCCGGTCGGTATGAAGATGTATCCGGGAAATGAGTCAGAAAAACCCATTCTACGTGATGTGATTGATGGACTTAAAAATAGGAACAATATCATGGGAAAAACCATCCATGTCGCAGACAAAGGACTTAATTGTGCACAAAACATTGCGTTTTCAAAACAGAATGGAGATGGTTATCTGTTTTCAAAATCTGTAAAAACCTTGCCTTCGACAGAAAAAACCTGGGTATTATTAGAACAGGATTACAAAGATGTCAAAGATAAAAGCGGAAAACTTTTATACCGCTATAAAAGCTGTATTGATACTTTTCCTTATTCCATAGAGTATAACGGAAAAAAACAGACCATTATGCTTACAGAGAAACGCCTGGTTACCTACAATCCTTCCCTTGCTGCAAAAAAAAGATATGAAATAAACCGCCTTGTAGAAAAAGCAAAAGCACTTACCCTGTCACAAGCCAAAAGGAATGACTTTGGAGAAGCAGGAAAATATGTGGATTTCACAGATAAAACAGGAAATAAAGCAAAAACAAGGATTAATCAGGCTGCCATCGATAAGGACCTCGAACTTGCCGGATACAATCTTCTGGTCACATCCGAAACCCAGATGACAGATCAGGATATTTACTGTACTTACCATAATCTGTGGAGAATTGAAGAATCCTTTAAGATTATGAAATCAGACCTGGATGCACGGCCGGTATTTCTTCAAAAAGAAAATACGATTAAAGGCCACTTTTTGATTTGCTATTTAACAGTTCTCTTAGAGAGGATTTTTCAATTTAAGATACTGGATGAAAAATATTCAACTTCAGATATATTTAGATTCATTAAAGATTTCAGGGTAACAAAAGGCGAACATAAATATATAAACACCACAAGGGATTGTACTTTTATAAATGACCTAGCTGATAAATTTCATCTTCCTTTAACGAATTACTTTCTATCTGAAACTCAAATAAACACCATTTTTAATTATAAACTATAA
- the ftsZ gene encoding cell division protein FtsZ — MLEIKINDAENAARIIVIGVGGAGNNAVNRMIDENIAGVEFIGINTDKQALQFCKAPTAMQIGEKLTKGLGAGAKPEIGEKAAEESSEELAQAMKGADMVFVTCGMGGGTGTGAAPVVAKIAKDMGILTVGVVTKPFRFEAKTRMTNALQGIEHLKESVDTLIVIPNDKLLEIVDRRTTMPEALKKADEVLQQAVQGITDLINVPGLINLDFADVQTVMTDKGIAHIGIGKAKGDEKAKEAVEQAVSSPLLETTIEGASHVIINISGDISLIEANEAASYVQELAGDDANIIFGAMYDENAQDEATITVIATGLTDKTLSNTPVAKAMKDFSNPYKSKPVQKTPVTPSSEAAATAPSAAPAPSAARPAGTGYTGGQSYRPSYGQNQQAGSGAGQNSSYNPGVRQRTPGAGASSSNLNIPDFLKNRNK, encoded by the coding sequence TTGTTAGAGATTAAGATAAATGACGCTGAAAATGCGGCCAGAATTATAGTTATTGGTGTAGGCGGAGCCGGAAATAATGCGGTAAACCGTATGATTGATGAGAATATTGCAGGTGTTGAATTTATTGGAATTAACACGGACAAGCAGGCGCTGCAGTTTTGCAAGGCGCCTACTGCTATGCAGATAGGTGAAAAGCTGACAAAGGGACTGGGAGCGGGAGCTAAGCCTGAGATCGGGGAAAAGGCTGCTGAGGAAAGTTCTGAAGAGCTGGCACAGGCTATGAAGGGCGCTGATATGGTGTTCGTTACCTGTGGTATGGGCGGCGGTACAGGTACCGGCGCTGCTCCTGTTGTAGCTAAAATTGCAAAAGATATGGGTATCCTCACTGTAGGCGTTGTGACAAAGCCTTTCCGCTTTGAAGCTAAAACAAGAATGACAAACGCTCTTCAGGGTATTGAGCATCTGAAGGAGAGCGTGGACACTTTAATTGTAATTCCCAACGATAAGCTGTTAGAGATTGTAGATAGAAGAACAACTATGCCGGAAGCTTTGAAAAAAGCGGACGAGGTGCTGCAGCAGGCAGTACAGGGCATCACAGACCTGATTAATGTTCCAGGTCTTATTAACCTGGACTTTGCAGATGTTCAGACTGTTATGACAGACAAGGGCATCGCTCATATTGGTATTGGAAAAGCCAAGGGCGACGAGAAAGCAAAAGAGGCAGTGGAGCAGGCTGTATCCAGTCCTCTGCTTGAGACTACCATTGAAGGCGCAAGCCATGTTATTATTAACATTTCCGGCGATATCAGCCTGATTGAGGCAAATGAGGCTGCCAGCTATGTTCAGGAACTGGCAGGCGATGACGCCAATATTATTTTTGGTGCTATGTACGATGAAAATGCTCAGGATGAGGCTACAATTACTGTGATCGCCACAGGCCTTACAGATAAGACATTAAGCAATACTCCTGTGGCTAAGGCTATGAAGGATTTCAGCAATCCTTACAAGTCTAAGCCAGTACAGAAGACACCTGTGACTCCATCCTCTGAGGCTGCGGCTACAGCTCCTTCTGCAGCTCCGGCTCCATCTGCAGCACGTCCTGCAGGGACAGGCTACACAGGAGGTCAGAGCTACAGACCGTCTTATGGACAGAATCAGCAGGCAGGCTCCGGCGCAGGACAGAATTCCTCATATAATCCAGGTGTAAGACAAAGAACACCAGGCGCAGGAGCAAGCTCCAGTAACCTGAATATTCCGGACTTCTTAAAGAACAGAAATAAATAA
- the asnB gene encoding asparagine synthase (glutamine-hydrolyzing), with translation MSGIAGFFHPEENYLAFQEYYENLLEDMGKTLSKRGPDGTGAFLTNHCGMVRTAFSPSKKETLYGSARISTENRLLALAFDGELYNKEELETLVKGDLSQSYDALSEADILAEGFYKFGPDFIQNVNGVFGAALFDREKNTLFLIRDRLGVKPLFYTVADGTLIFASEPKGILAYPGIQPALDLDGLNQVFTIGPARTPGCGIFKDFKEVLPGCMVYMSPEGINTSCYWKLESRPHKDSYVETVEKTSFLIQDAVKRQMSGGKSMCSFLSGGIDSSLVSSICARELKKQNKQLTTYSFDFKDSEKHFKANAFQPSLDKPFVEKMVAYLDSDHHFLECTTEGQADLLYSSVDAHDLPNMGDVDSSLQCFCSQVTKNHQIALTGECADEIFGGYPWFHKESMMAVHAFPWSSDLEARKVLLSDDFAHSLNMEDYAAQTYEASLAQVPALEGESSADARRRQIAFLNLKWFMQTLLNRMDRAGSQTGLAARVPFADYRIVEYLWNVPWDMKAREGIVKGLLRDSAAGLLPDDILWRRKSPYPKTYDLSYEALLASRLREILCDTSSPLHAFLDKEKTDRFLKKPSDYGRPWYGQLMAAPQMIAYMIQLDYWMRKYKISVTI, from the coding sequence ATGTCTGGAATTGCAGGATTTTTTCACCCGGAGGAAAATTATTTAGCTTTTCAGGAGTACTATGAGAATTTACTGGAGGATATGGGAAAAACTCTTTCCAAAAGAGGGCCAGACGGCACAGGTGCCTTTCTCACCAATCACTGCGGCATGGTCCGCACCGCCTTTTCCCCGTCTAAAAAGGAAACATTATACGGATCTGCCCGGATATCCACAGAAAACAGGCTTTTAGCTTTAGCTTTTGACGGAGAACTTTACAATAAAGAAGAGCTGGAAACATTGGTGAAAGGTGATCTGTCCCAGTCATATGACGCCTTGTCTGAGGCCGACATCCTGGCAGAAGGCTTTTATAAATTTGGCCCGGATTTCATTCAAAATGTAAACGGAGTTTTCGGGGCAGCCCTATTTGACAGGGAGAAAAACACCTTGTTTCTCATTAGAGACCGTCTGGGAGTTAAGCCTTTATTCTACACAGTGGCCGACGGCACATTGATTTTTGCCTCAGAGCCAAAAGGAATTTTAGCCTATCCAGGCATTCAGCCGGCGCTAGATCTGGACGGACTGAATCAGGTATTTACTATAGGGCCGGCCAGAACGCCAGGCTGCGGAATTTTCAAGGATTTTAAAGAGGTTCTTCCCGGCTGTATGGTCTACATGTCCCCGGAAGGTATTAACACCAGCTGTTATTGGAAGCTGGAAAGCCGCCCTCACAAAGACAGCTATGTAGAAACTGTAGAAAAAACAAGTTTTTTAATTCAGGATGCTGTGAAAAGGCAGATGTCCGGCGGCAAATCCATGTGCTCTTTCTTGTCCGGCGGCATTGACTCCAGCCTGGTTTCCTCTATCTGCGCCAGGGAGCTGAAAAAGCAGAACAAACAGCTGACCACATATTCTTTTGATTTCAAGGATAGCGAAAAACATTTTAAAGCCAACGCCTTCCAGCCGTCTCTTGACAAACCATTTGTAGAAAAAATGGTTGCCTACTTAGACAGCGACCACCATTTTCTGGAGTGCACCACAGAAGGCCAGGCAGATTTACTTTACAGCTCTGTAGACGCACATGATCTGCCTAATATGGGGGACGTGGACTCTTCTCTTCAGTGCTTTTGCTCTCAGGTAACAAAAAATCACCAGATTGCTTTAACAGGAGAATGTGCTGATGAAATATTCGGCGGTTATCCCTGGTTTCACAAGGAATCTATGATGGCGGTTCACGCCTTCCCGTGGAGTTCTGACCTGGAAGCCAGAAAAGTTTTATTATCAGATGATTTTGCCCACAGTTTAAATATGGAAGACTATGCCGCTCAAACCTACGAAGCTTCCTTAGCTCAGGTGCCGGCGCTGGAAGGAGAATCCTCCGCCGATGCCAGACGCCGCCAGATTGCTTTCCTGAATTTAAAATGGTTTATGCAGACTTTGTTAAACCGTATGGACAGAGCCGGCTCTCAAACCGGGCTGGCGGCCAGAGTCCCGTTTGCCGACTACAGAATTGTGGAATACCTTTGGAATGTTCCCTGGGATATGAAGGCCAGAGAAGGAATTGTAAAAGGGCTTTTAAGGGATTCAGCAGCCGGTTTACTTCCTGATGATATTTTGTGGAGGAGAAAATCTCCTTACCCCAAGACTTATGATTTAAGTTATGAAGCCCTGTTGGCTTCCCGTCTCCGGGAAATTTTATGTGATACATCTTCTCCGCTTCACGCCTTCTTAGACAAAGAGAAAACAGACCGTTTCCTAAAAAAACCGTCTGATTACGGAAGACCATGGTACGGCCAGCTGATGGCTGCGCCTCAGATGATCGCTTATATGATACAGTTAGACTATTGGATGAGAAAATATAAAATTTCAGTGACTATTTAG